The following are from one region of the Rhipicephalus microplus isolate Deutch F79 chromosome 1, USDA_Rmic, whole genome shotgun sequence genome:
- the LOC142803732 gene encoding uncharacterized protein LOC142803732: MDDTEFDKLIEQGKAFGFVGKELYNFVEKERNRLKEERDAERIRYRQHLEFLMEQERENSRLRIQKEKERLGLCAAQSGLSVAARTPSSVTDRVPNKQSYQDHVQLLRQKMDCRRRMFETWDARQKRRKEPLGTKQLRAGQNNSTDEANIGFTSKPKMLAAESPVVATKATEGHSDGDEALCLESLVNTEIPSVMDLAQPPCLCVAITAKCEVHSTSGPVGEDPCTESGAQSGADAHCEQGNVGASSSSRCERRNPEDDACIAQPSVKLPASQGVHKLTENPDCIGIIAEKTSETSSALQTLQVDFSKVSTGQRAKRKRRRTNRRKTKAAKQPGKSLIAKQQSRQRKLRLRLVAFASRVGPHASNRPTDRGVRQAFVRGARKSRPPSLHCPARSAECMANQCLSVKRHDVARGPVFVERGVDEGVPPGCRLTGNRRPCSGHTLFCLPGLFQTAPPRVRPPRVRIKLMCMYIET; the protein is encoded by the coding sequence ATGGACGACACGGAGTTTGATAAGCTAattgaacagggcaaagcctttggttttgtaggcaaggagttatataatttcgtcgaaaaagaacgaaatagacttaaagAGGAGCGCGATGCCGAACGCATTAGGTACAGGCAACATCTGGAATTCTTGATGGAACAGGAGCGAGAAAATTCAAGGCTTAGAATTCAAAAGGAAAAAGAGCGCTTGGGACTGTGTGCGGCGCAGTCGGGTCTCAGCGTAGCCGCTAGAACGCCCAGTAGCGTGACCGACCGTGTCCCGAACAAGCAGTCTTACCAGGATCATGTTCAGCTACTGCGCCAGAAAATGGATTGTAGACGGCGCATGTTTGAGACCTGGGATgcaaggcaaaaaaggagaaaagaGCCCCTAGGCACCAAACAACTGAGAGCCGGCCAAAATAACAGTACTGATGAGGCGAACATCGGGTTCACGAGTAAACCTAAAATGTTAGCTGCTGAAAGTCCCGTTGTGGCCACAAAGGCCACTGAAGGCCACAGTGATGGCGACGAGGCGCTGTGCCTGGAGAGTCTTGTTAATACAGAAATACCATCTGTAATGGACTTGGCACAGCCACCCTGTTTGTGCGTCGCCATAACAGCTAAATGTGAAGTTCACAGTACCTCCGGCCCGGTAGGTGAGGACCCCTGTACAGAGAGCGGGGCACAGTCGGGTGCTGACGCACACTGCGAGCAGGGCAATGTTGGGGCAAGTAGTTCTTCCAGGTGCGAGCGGCGCAACCCCGAGGACGACGCTTGCATTGCTCAGCCGTCAGTCAAGCTTCCCGCAAGTCAGGGTGTCCACAAGTTAACGGAAAATCCCGACTGTATAGGCATTATAGCTGAAAAGACAAGCGAGACAAGTTCTGCTCTGCAAACGTTGCAGGTGGACTTCTCGAAAGTGAGCACTGGGcaacgtgcaaaaagaaaaagacgccgcACAAACAGAAGGAAAACGAAGGCTGCAAAGCAACCGGGAAAATCGCTAATTGCCAAACAGCAATCGAGGCAACGAAAGCTTCGTTTGCGTTTGGTGGCATTCGCCAGTCGAGTGGGTCCCCATGCTTCAAACCGCCCGACAGATAGAGGGGTGAGGCAGGCATTTGTTCGTGGAGCTCGGAAGAGCCGACCCCCTTCGCTCCATTGTCCTGCTCGAAGCGCGGAGTGCATGGCGAACCAGTGCCTTTCGGTCAAGCGACACGACGTGGCTCGGGGACCCGTTTTCGTAGAACGAGGCGTCGATGAAGGCGTGCCTCCGGGGTGCAGACTAACGGGAAACAGGCGTCCGTGTAGCGGCCATACGCTCTTTTGTCTGCCCGGGTTGTTTCAAACGGCTCCCCCAAGAGTGCGACCACCTCGGGTGCGGATAAAACTTATGTGTATGTACATCGAAACGTAA